The Quercus lobata isolate SW786 chromosome 4, ValleyOak3.0 Primary Assembly, whole genome shotgun sequence genome segment agaaagaaaaagaaattacctTTCACTACTTATACACCGACACCCTCACCGCAGGAGCAGGACTCTTGATCGGCTCCGGCAGGTCTGCAACACGATTAGATTCAGGCCTCACAGTCACATCGCTCAATTCGTAAGGCTCCGGTACCCTTCGGTTTGAGTTCTCCGGCTGAGATAACCTCTCCAGATTCTCCTCGTTACGAGGCCGGTTGTAGCGAGCAATGGCAAAGAAGACTAAGAGGCCACCTGTTAGAGTTAAGATACCCAACAACGCAAGCGGCACGAGTGGTGGTCggcttggtggtggtggtgtggtgtCTGGTGGTTGCAGAGGTTGGGGTGGTGGTGGTCGTGATGGAGTGAAAGGGGGCGGTGGGTGGAAAGGTGGGAATGGAGGAAACTTTAGcggtggcggcggcggcggcggcgctGGTGGAGTAAGGGGGGAGGGAGGTGGAGGTGTAGGCGAAGTGAGAGGAGGGGGAATAGGGGGTAAGGCTGGTGGAGAGAGGGTTGGATCTGGCCAGAAATGAGTGATTGGTGGTGGCGGAGGCGACGGTGGGGTTGGTGGTGCGATGGTTAACAACATGATCAACATGACAACCATGGAGGTGAAAGTATATTTGGATTTCGAGAGTAGAGGTATTTGAAGTTTGCTTTGAAAATGAAATAGCCATATAAAAGGCAGGCTTTTATAGACTTATAGTTGCTTGGAGCACCACTTTTTGATACTTGGTGGTGTAAGACTGAGCTACGGTTAGAACAAGAAGAAAGCAGTTTTGCCATTACAAACTTGGCACCGACCTTTGACGAGTTTTACCACTCTGctatctttttattgttttggccTCTCCAACTATAAAAAGCCTAAAATACCCCTACTCTTAATACCTACGTCACATGGCTAGTGATGTTGTAGTGACTACTAGTGGCTACTCCTACTGCTTATTCTTCACGCCGTGATATTTTTCGTGGAGGACTTGGCTTCTCTGCAGCATTTTTTAGCTCATGCCACTCATACTTATCTCATCCCAGTGGATTAGAGAGTAAAGCTTTCTAAATTAGAAAACTATCTCATGCCgctgaattaaaaaaaaaaaaaaaaaaacataggttattattagtattttttaatattgaatatatcatttttcatgtcaagatctaagaaaatataattataaaatattttaatggtgTTGCATAtcagttttatattttaatccCTTGGTTTTTATGGGTCACGAAAAGCACTAAGTTGATGGCACCTACCACCCAGCCAAAATGTCAAGTTTTCAAATTGGGTTAACGTAATTGTTTCTTCTCGCTAGTAGCCACACAGTTGCAGTATCATACTTTAATCACAGAAGTTGTTGATTATGCTATATAGATGATCTCCATCATTGCAAATTTAAACTTGTATGTAATTAGTTATACAcatctattaaaaataattataacatatttCTATTAAGGAAGACTATTAAATATTGTAATGTTgcaaattgggttttgattatgCAAAGTTTTAATGTACTAAATTGCCAATGATGGTATGCCTAAATGCGCATTAGAAAAAATGAGACCATCAAGGTCTACTCAAACCAAGACgcgtaaaaaaataaaataaaataaaacaaacaaacttatcaAGATTTGGCACAAACCATGAAGTTAATTTAAACCGATAGAAGAGTGAGATATTTTGTCAAATACATAATGTGCATGTTCCCAAATTTCTAATTGTATTGAATGTTTTCCTAACTTTCTTTTGGAGTTTGGATGTAGAGCGTAAAGTGAAATATACAtgtaaaaatttaaagagaCAAAGAATTATATGTATGTAGAACATAATCATATCACATGTGTAAGGAAGAAGAGGGGTGGAATTGTTTTATAATGTTAAAAGAAGAAGCCTTATATGTCCTTCCAAACTCTTTGTCTCTCTCATCATGAACCCATCCAAAGAGCAGCCAACCAAAACCATGAGAACTGTTGTCATACACTTTGTCCATTTGTGGATTGCCCCACCTTGGATTTCACATAATTTTAGATATAGTGGACCATCTTAGTTGTGACAAACTGACAGTAATGAATGAGTTTCGGTGTTCTTGGAAGTTATTTAAGCCAACATAGTTGGCTTCTTTAATCACCATCAAGGAGAGAGGTAGTGATCCAGTGGGAagtaaagaaattaagaaaaaattaaatttaattaaaaaataacaatgatGTGTAAAAGTGTGGAGGTTAAAACATAAAGAAGTAAACTACAGCTCAATCGTCTTCGATAATAAAGTATTTATAGATGatgattatgtgttttttttttttttttttt includes the following:
- the LOC115987540 gene encoding proline-rich receptor-like protein kinase PERK2; the encoded protein is MVVMLIMLLTIAPPTPPSPPPPPITHFWPDPTLSPPALPPIPPPLTSPTPPPPSPLTPPAPPPPPPPLKFPPFPPFHPPPPFTPSRPPPPQPLQPPDTTPPPPSRPPLVPLALLGILTLTGGLLVFFAIARYNRPRNEENLERLSQPENSNRRVPEPYELSDVTVRPESNRVADLPEPIKSPAPAVRVSVYK